GTGCGGCCGGGCGGGACCGTGATCGCCCTCCGCATCCGGCACGGGGAGGGCGGCGGCCGCGGCGAGCGCTGCGCGCACAGCGCGCCGGGCGTCGGCGATGGGCGGCGTCAGGCGCGGACGGCGGGGGGCTTCTCCCGGAGAACCGTCTGAATGCATCCAGTAACGTTAGTGCAGGTTTTTCCCGCTGAACGTTTAAGGAGCGAACGGACATGACCGCATACGACGTCGTCATCGAAATCCCCAAAGGGAGCCGCAACAAATACGAAGTGGATCACGAGACCGGCCGCGTCTACCTCGACCGCGTGCTGTTCACGGCCTTCGTCTACCCGGCGGACTACGGCTTCTTCGAGAACACACTGGGCGACGACGGGGACCCGCTGGACGTCCTCGTTCTTCTCGAATACCCGGTCTTCCCCGGTGTCGGCATCAAGGTGCGCCCGGTCGGCGTGCTGAAGATGTCGGACGAGGCCGGCGGCGACGCGAAGATCATCGCCGTCCAGCACAAGGACCCGCGCTGGCAGCACATCCAGGATGTGAACGATATCCCGGAGTACACCCGCAAAGAGATCGAGCACTTCTTCGCCCGCTACAAGGACCTCGAACCGGGCAAGTTCGTGACCATCGAGGGCTGGGGCGACGCGGCCGAGGCCGAGA
Above is a genomic segment from Leifsonia xyli subsp. xyli str. CTCB07 containing:
- the ppa gene encoding inorganic diphosphatase, giving the protein MTAYDVVIEIPKGSRNKYEVDHETGRVYLDRVLFTAFVYPADYGFFENTLGDDGDPLDVLVLLEYPVFPGVGIKVRPVGVLKMSDEAGGDAKIIAVQHKDPRWQHIQDVNDIPEYTRKEIEHFFARYKDLEPGKFVTIEGWGDAAEAEKIVQAGFANLEAQGH